In one Bacteroidales bacterium genomic region, the following are encoded:
- a CDS encoding alpha/beta hydrolase, whose product MSYKTDILKNEFESLTISQPDDYEGKVVCTLVRKPAPEKSVKAVLHVHGFNDYFFNTDLARKFNTQGFNFYALDLRKCGRSWLPHQKFNNVRNLDEYYQDIDATLNIIRSEGNEKILLSGHSMGGLIMLLYAEKNQDKGLFDALFLNSPFFEQNKDIVTKKLVIPVVARLGKIWPDANVPGRFSKFYGPSLHKNDYGEWDYDLNLKPHIMPLANMGWVRAIHQGQKKVWKGIELRKPLLIIHPAKSASGSKWNEKFKHADLVVNVKDISRHAGKIQGNCKIISIDGAVHDVMLSSKPVREKAYRELFSWLKILHF is encoded by the coding sequence ATGAGTTATAAAACAGATATTTTAAAAAATGAGTTCGAATCCCTTACCATTTCACAGCCTGATGATTACGAGGGCAAAGTAGTGTGCACACTCGTGAGAAAACCTGCACCGGAAAAGAGCGTAAAAGCAGTACTTCATGTGCACGGCTTCAACGATTATTTTTTTAATACAGACCTGGCAAGGAAATTCAACACGCAAGGTTTTAACTTCTATGCGCTGGATTTGAGGAAGTGCGGCCGCTCATGGCTTCCGCATCAGAAATTCAACAACGTTAGAAATCTGGATGAGTATTACCAGGATATTGATGCAACGCTGAATATCATCCGCTCCGAAGGAAATGAGAAAATCCTGCTCAGCGGCCATTCAATGGGCGGGCTGATAATGCTTCTGTATGCAGAAAAAAATCAGGATAAGGGCTTGTTTGATGCGCTCTTCCTGAACAGCCCGTTTTTCGAACAAAACAAGGACATTGTAACCAAGAAACTTGTCATTCCGGTTGTTGCCAGGTTGGGCAAAATCTGGCCGGATGCTAATGTTCCAGGCCGGTTCTCAAAATTCTATGGCCCGAGCCTGCATAAAAATGATTACGGCGAATGGGATTATGACCTCAACCTGAAACCCCATATCATGCCGCTCGCAAACATGGGCTGGGTGAGGGCCATTCACCAGGGCCAGAAAAAGGTATGGAAAGGTATTGAGCTCAGAAAGCCATTGCTGATCATCCACCCGGCAAAATCTGCAAGCGGTTCAAAATGGAATGAAAAATTCAAACATGCAGATTTGGTGGTGAATGTGAAAGACATCAGCAGACATGCCGGCAAAATACAAGGCAACTGTAAAATCATCAGCATTGACGGTGCCGTGCACGATGTGATGCTCTCATCTAAACCAGTCAGAGAAAAAGCATATAGAGAACTTTTTAGCTGGTTAAAAATCTTGCATTTTTGA
- a CDS encoding T9SS type A sorting domain-containing protein, with protein sequence MKPHLPLIILTCLSLQLSAQIKNTYSFAQGDTIQVSVSWDAWAISGDPILGCNIYRIENMDVPLNETLLTSVDSTYQFIDDTEFDPYFPPKYTIMAIRSSDTVEVAYAHGFSSMEFKTVGTDSLVMEFVVWNPDMCCLGVNILLEGIVAGYTNYIDPFTLTFPPGISLSGDYDYFELAFLSDWGFYADLKITEDFIAHFLTTVGIPEIEEPVHQLGIFPNPLTEGSALSFYLADGSHSQIEIYNLTGKKVKSVFVGYLPAGSHKFSINKNEFAPGLYFSRLQTSAGSVVGKMMVK encoded by the coding sequence ATGAAACCACATTTACCACTTATCATTTTAACATGCCTGAGCCTGCAACTTTCGGCTCAGATTAAAAACACTTACAGCTTTGCCCAGGGCGACACCATTCAGGTAAGCGTTAGCTGGGATGCCTGGGCTATAAGCGGCGATCCAATACTGGGTTGCAATATCTATCGGATCGAAAATATGGATGTGCCGCTCAATGAAACATTGCTCACCTCTGTGGATTCAACTTACCAGTTTATTGATGATACAGAGTTTGACCCGTATTTCCCGCCTAAATATACGATCATGGCCATTCGTAGCAGCGATACCGTGGAAGTGGCTTATGCCCATGGATTCTCATCCATGGAATTCAAAACTGTGGGAACAGATTCGCTGGTGATGGAATTTGTTGTCTGGAACCCTGATATGTGTTGCCTGGGGGTTAACATTCTTCTCGAAGGCATTGTGGCAGGATATACAAACTATATTGATCCGTTCACACTTACATTCCCTCCTGGAATTTCTCTGTCAGGGGATTATGATTATTTTGAATTAGCATTTTTATCGGATTGGGGATTTTACGCTGATTTGAAAATTACCGAGGATTTTATTGCACATTTTCTCACCACTGTTGGTATTCCAGAAATTGAAGAACCGGTTCATCAGCTTGGTATTTTTCCTAACCCCCTCACTGAGGGCAGCGCTTTAAGTTTCTATCTTGCTGATGGTTCACACAGCCAAATTGAAATTTATAATCTCACTGGCAAGAAAGTGAAATCAGTTTTTGTGGGTTACCTTCCGGCTGGGTCTCATAAATTCAGCATCAATAAAAATGAATTTGCTCCCGGCTTGTATTTTTCCCGGCTACAAACCTCCGCTGGAAGCGTGGTTGGGAAAATGATGGTGAAATAA
- the buk gene encoding butyrate kinase, with the protein MEDYRILAINPGSTSTKIAVYAGPSPVFVKNISHSTEELAKFEKITDQYSYRKEIIYREMEEAEIMLHLIRAVIGRGGLLKPIPSGIYYVNDKMKADLQNSPMGEHASNLGGLIADDIARSLPDAKAYITDPVVVDELQDIARIAGHPDFKRISIFHALNQKAVARAHAKSIMKSYEELDLIVVHLGGGITVGAHKNGQVIDVNQGLDGEGPFSPERSGTLPSADLIRACYSGKYTEKQLLKMVKGEGGMVAHLGTNSAYEVEQRVEAGDEKAFLIFDAMAYQVAKYIGAMATVLYGHVDGILITGGIAKSAWFVNRIMSRVHRIAPVYVYPGEDEMRALAMNGLMVLKGEIQPREYL; encoded by the coding sequence ATGGAAGATTACAGAATACTGGCTATTAACCCCGGATCCACATCCACCAAGATTGCGGTTTACGCCGGCCCATCCCCTGTGTTCGTGAAAAATATCAGCCATTCAACTGAAGAATTGGCGAAGTTTGAGAAAATCACAGATCAGTACAGCTATCGTAAGGAAATCATTTACCGCGAAATGGAAGAAGCAGAGATCATGCTTCATCTGATCCGTGCCGTAATTGGTCGTGGCGGCTTGCTCAAGCCCATTCCTTCAGGCATTTATTATGTGAACGATAAAATGAAGGCTGATCTTCAGAACAGTCCGATGGGTGAGCATGCCAGCAACCTGGGTGGCTTGATTGCCGACGATATTGCCCGTTCCCTTCCTGATGCCAAAGCGTATATCACCGACCCCGTAGTTGTGGATGAGTTACAGGATATCGCACGCATTGCGGGCCATCCTGATTTCAAACGAATATCCATTTTCCATGCTCTGAACCAAAAAGCCGTTGCCCGCGCCCACGCCAAATCCATTATGAAATCCTATGAAGAACTGGATCTCATTGTCGTGCACCTTGGAGGTGGAATCACGGTTGGCGCACACAAAAATGGACAGGTGATTGATGTGAACCAGGGGTTGGACGGCGAAGGGCCATTCTCGCCTGAACGCAGCGGAACTTTGCCCAGCGCTGATTTGATCCGTGCCTGTTACAGTGGAAAATATACTGAGAAACAACTATTGAAAATGGTGAAAGGCGAAGGTGGAATGGTGGCCCACCTTGGAACCAACAGCGCCTACGAAGTTGAACAACGCGTTGAGGCTGGTGATGAAAAAGCCTTTCTTATCTTCGATGCCATGGCTTACCAGGTTGCCAAATATATTGGCGCAATGGCTACGGTGCTTTATGGCCATGTGGACGGTATCCTCATCACCGGGGGTATTGCAAAAAGCGCCTGGTTTGTGAACCGCATCATGTCGCGAGTTCACCGCATTGCTCCCGTGTATGTTTATCCTGGCGAAGATGAAATGCGCGCCCTTGCAATGAATGGATTAATGGTTCTTAAAGGCGAGATCCAACCCAGGGAGTATTTGTGA
- a CDS encoding class IV adenylate cyclase: MPILNFEFKAQTNILDELEKSLLRLNPKFIGEDHQTDTYFNAKKGRLKLREGNIENSLIYYERPDTAGAKQSNVLLYQHKPDPALKDILTKTSGVKVVVEKIRKIYFIDNVKFHFDSVQYLGTFVEVEAIDETGEIGLEELQRQCRHYADYLKIEPEDFISKSYNDLIIEKQSTQAPEIV, from the coding sequence ATGCCCATTCTAAACTTCGAATTCAAAGCCCAAACAAACATCTTAGACGAACTTGAGAAAAGCCTGCTCAGGTTAAACCCGAAATTCATTGGCGAAGATCATCAAACCGACACTTATTTCAATGCTAAAAAAGGCCGTCTGAAGCTTCGCGAAGGGAATATCGAAAATTCACTGATTTATTACGAACGCCCGGATACTGCCGGTGCAAAGCAATCCAATGTCCTGCTTTACCAGCACAAACCCGATCCGGCATTGAAAGATATCCTTACAAAAACATCAGGCGTAAAAGTGGTGGTCGAAAAAATCAGGAAGATTTATTTTATTGATAATGTGAAATTTCATTTCGATTCAGTGCAATACCTCGGAACCTTTGTTGAGGTGGAAGCCATTGATGAAACTGGTGAAATCGGATTGGAAGAACTGCAGCGGCAGTGCAGGCATTATGCGGATTACTTGAAAATTGAACCCGAAGATTTCATTTCGAAATCATATAATGATTTGATTATTGAAAAACAGTCTACGCAAGCACCTGAAATAGTTTGA
- a CDS encoding peptidase M64 → MRTLLVVLLCFITVNAFPGFDDYFAFKTLRLDYFRTGNHETEIISIDEMIEEPYWGGSKTKLIDAFGYGNHKFEVYDFATETLIFSSSSSSLFSEWQTTGEARETWRTFNETLVFPFPLNKIYVVFSTRDKKNVWFENFRYTIDPTSIFISRERKAVYPVFEVRVATDSWKALDVVFLPEGYTQNEMAKFRSDCLRFAEYLLKAKPFSENTDQINIRAVLAPSGESGTDVPGTNTWKQTVMNSNFYTFGLDRYLTTMDVKNTRNLAANVPYDQIVILVNSQQYGGGGIYNYYAITTTDHLRSDYVFIHEFGHSFAGLADEYYSSEVAYNDYYDLATEPWEPNITTMVDFQAKWQDVLDAETPVPTPGEDQYKTTVGVFEGGGYTAKGVYRPFYDCTMKSAGYDNFCPVCIRAIQRKIEFHSN, encoded by the coding sequence ATGAGAACATTGCTTGTTGTCTTACTTTGTTTCATCACCGTAAATGCCTTTCCCGGCTTCGATGATTACTTTGCCTTTAAAACCCTGCGGCTTGATTATTTCCGCACCGGCAACCACGAAACCGAAATCATCAGCATTGATGAAATGATTGAAGAACCCTATTGGGGCGGTTCAAAAACCAAGCTGATTGATGCATTCGGTTACGGAAACCATAAATTTGAAGTCTATGATTTTGCAACGGAAACCCTGATCTTTTCAAGTAGCAGCAGTTCGCTATTTTCGGAGTGGCAAACCACCGGTGAAGCCCGTGAAACCTGGCGCACATTCAACGAAACCCTGGTGTTCCCTTTTCCCTTGAATAAAATATATGTTGTGTTCAGTACACGGGATAAAAAAAACGTTTGGTTCGAAAACTTCCGCTATACCATTGATCCTACCAGCATTTTCATTTCGCGCGAACGCAAAGCGGTATATCCCGTATTTGAAGTTCGTGTGGCCACAGATTCATGGAAAGCGCTGGACGTTGTTTTCCTTCCCGAAGGTTATACCCAAAACGAAATGGCAAAATTCCGCAGCGACTGCCTGCGGTTCGCAGAATACCTGCTCAAGGCCAAACCCTTCAGTGAAAACACCGATCAGATAAACATCCGGGCGGTGCTTGCGCCTTCCGGCGAATCGGGCACTGATGTTCCCGGAACCAATACCTGGAAACAAACCGTGATGAACTCCAATTTTTACACTTTCGGTTTGGATCGCTATCTCACCACCATGGATGTGAAAAACACGCGCAACCTGGCTGCCAATGTTCCTTACGATCAGATTGTTATTCTGGTAAACAGTCAGCAATACGGTGGCGGCGGAATTTATAACTATTATGCGATCACTACCACCGACCACCTGCGTTCCGATTATGTGTTCATACATGAATTCGGGCATTCCTTTGCCGGACTGGCCGACGAATATTACAGTTCGGAAGTGGCTTATAACGATTATTATGACCTCGCAACAGAGCCCTGGGAACCCAACATCACCACAATGGTTGATTTTCAAGCAAAATGGCAAGACGTGCTGGATGCTGAAACCCCGGTTCCCACACCCGGCGAAGATCAATACAAAACCACCGTTGGCGTGTTTGAAGGCGGTGGCTATACTGCAAAAGGGGTTTACCGCCCATTTTACGACTGCACCATGAAATCAGCAGGCTACGATAATTTCTGTCCGGTTTGTATCCGTGCGATCCAAAGGAAGATTGAGTTTCATAGCAACTAG
- a CDS encoding bifunctional enoyl-CoA hydratase/phosphate acetyltransferase yields the protein MLKSLTSLLDLAKQKGVCRIAVAAAADKHVLDAIMMAKQEGFADPILIGEKAAIESIAKEIGFNLSDVHIIDIADPYKASVEAVSLIRNNKADILMKGLVGTGPMLKAVLDKENGLRKGATLSHVALFETQFYHKLLGVTDAAMNVAPEFEEKVSMVQNAIEVFHKLGIMEPKVAIVCAVETVNPKMEATVHAAMLTQMNRRKQIKGCVIDGPLALDNAVSTESAHHKGIVSDVAGDVDLIVTPDINTGNVLYKSMNFLGGATTAAVIMGAKVPIVLTSRADSEKSKLMSIALAAAIS from the coding sequence ATGCTAAAGTCCTTAACCTCACTCCTCGATCTTGCCAAACAAAAAGGCGTTTGCCGCATCGCCGTGGCCGCCGCTGCCGATAAACATGTATTGGATGCCATCATGATGGCCAAACAGGAAGGTTTTGCCGACCCCATACTTATTGGCGAAAAAGCTGCTATTGAAAGTATTGCCAAAGAAATTGGCTTCAACCTCAGCGATGTTCATATAATTGATATTGCCGATCCTTACAAGGCATCCGTGGAGGCTGTTTCTCTCATCCGCAACAATAAAGCCGATATTCTGATGAAAGGTCTTGTGGGAACCGGCCCCATGCTGAAAGCCGTGCTCGACAAGGAAAACGGATTACGCAAGGGAGCAACCCTGAGCCATGTGGCATTATTCGAAACCCAGTTTTATCATAAATTGCTGGGAGTAACTGATGCCGCCATGAATGTTGCGCCTGAGTTTGAAGAAAAGGTCAGCATGGTTCAGAACGCCATTGAAGTATTCCACAAACTTGGAATCATGGAACCCAAAGTTGCTATTGTTTGTGCCGTTGAAACTGTGAATCCAAAGATGGAAGCCACTGTTCATGCTGCCATGCTCACGCAAATGAACCGTCGCAAACAAATCAAAGGATGCGTCATTGATGGGCCCCTTGCCCTGGACAATGCCGTTTCGACTGAATCAGCGCATCACAAAGGCATTGTAAGTGATGTTGCCGGTGATGTGGATCTGATTGTAACACCCGACATCAACACCGGAAACGTGCTTTACAAATCCATGAATTTCCTGGGCGGAGCTACAACAGCGGCAGTGATCATGGGGGCCAAAGTTCCGATTGTGCTTACATCTCGCGCCGATTCAGAGAAAAGCAAACTTATGTCAATTGCCTTGGCGGCAGCGATTAGTTAA
- the mgtE gene encoding magnesium transporter: MQFVLTREYLSTLSDAIERQDQHYVRQMLDELYPADIAEIIEDLDLDEAKYVFTLLDGEEAADVLMELEEDVRVDFLENISSKDIARRYVDNLDSDDAADLISELPLSVRSEVLSHIEDEEQAANIADLLNYPEDSAGGLMAKELVKVNMDWSVTACMRSIRKQAEEMEHFYVVYVVNDRNILQGIVSLKDIMLAPAKAKVLEIIDGDIHSVNANMEAEEVANMMQKYDLVVVPVVDDLGRLLGRITIDDVVDVIKDEADKDYQLMSGISENIESTDSLWILSRARLPWLLVALFGGIIGSRVISIYEPQIKIYPEMAFFMPLIAAMGGNVGVQSSALVVQGLANNSLSRSGIVPKLLKEFSLGLLHGIICSTLLLAYSIIFDHSMALSITVSVALLAVISFAAIFGTFVPLALDRFKIDPALATGPFITTSNDIVGLFIYFMIGRMMYGIF, from the coding sequence ATGCAATTCGTATTAACCAGGGAATATCTCAGCACACTGTCCGACGCCATTGAGCGCCAGGATCAGCATTATGTGCGGCAGATGCTGGATGAATTGTATCCGGCCGATATTGCTGAAATCATCGAAGACCTTGATCTCGATGAGGCAAAATACGTTTTTACTTTGTTGGATGGAGAAGAAGCCGCCGACGTGCTCATGGAACTCGAGGAAGATGTACGAGTAGATTTCCTTGAGAATATTTCCTCGAAAGACATCGCCCGGCGCTATGTTGATAATCTCGATTCCGATGACGCCGCTGACTTGATTTCCGAACTCCCGCTTTCGGTTCGCTCAGAAGTGCTCTCACATATCGAAGATGAAGAACAGGCAGCCAACATCGCCGACCTGCTGAATTACCCTGAAGACTCTGCCGGTGGATTAATGGCCAAGGAATTGGTAAAGGTAAACATGGATTGGTCTGTGACAGCCTGTATGCGATCCATTCGTAAGCAGGCCGAGGAGATGGAGCATTTTTATGTTGTTTATGTGGTGAACGATCGCAATATCTTGCAGGGCATCGTTTCGCTGAAGGATATTATGCTTGCACCGGCCAAAGCCAAAGTGCTGGAAATAATTGATGGAGACATCCATTCTGTGAACGCCAATATGGAAGCCGAAGAGGTTGCTAACATGATGCAAAAATATGACCTTGTGGTTGTTCCGGTGGTGGATGACCTCGGTCGGTTGTTGGGTCGCATCACCATTGATGACGTTGTGGATGTGATCAAGGATGAAGCCGACAAGGATTATCAATTGATGTCCGGTATTTCTGAAAACATTGAAAGTACTGATAGTTTGTGGATTCTTTCACGCGCCCGTTTACCCTGGTTGCTGGTCGCACTCTTTGGAGGTATTATTGGTTCGCGTGTGATTAGTATTTACGAACCACAAATCAAGATTTATCCCGAAATGGCTTTTTTCATGCCCCTGATTGCCGCTATGGGAGGTAATGTGGGCGTTCAAAGTTCGGCGCTGGTGGTACAGGGATTGGCCAACAACTCGTTGAGCCGGAGCGGGATTGTGCCTAAGCTGTTAAAAGAGTTTTCCCTGGGTCTGTTGCACGGAATCATTTGCTCAACTCTGCTACTGGCTTATAGTATTATTTTCGATCATTCCATGGCGCTTAGCATAACTGTAAGCGTTGCCCTGTTGGCTGTTATCTCATTTGCAGCTATTTTCGGGACCTTTGTTCCGCTGGCCCTCGACAGGTTCAAAATAGACCCAGCCCTGGCAACAGGGCCATTTATAACCACTTCCAATGACATTGTGGGCCTGTTCATTTATTTTATGATAGGCCGCATGATGTATGGTATATTCTAG
- a CDS encoding serine hydrolase produces MKSTLSFIILTLAIVFSVSAQPKTKENQQLSNAIDKILEEDYKADGPGVAVLVAKNGNILYHKGIGMANLELGVPMQADMIFRIGSITKQFTAVAILQLMEQGKLSLEDEITKFIPDYPTHDHKITIHHLLTHTSGIASYTGMKDWTPEVMKKDFTPLEMIDFFKDQPIDFEPGEEWRYNNSGYFLLGYIIEKVSGQTYEDYVSKHLFEPAGMVNSLYGNDRNILKNRAYGYQQGEHGYENANFLSMTQPYAAGSLMSTVEDMFRWNRTLISGKVVSQESLALAWTNYTLNNGSMINYGYGWMPGDVQGSPMIAHGGGINGFMTHEAYFPAEDLYVVLFLNCTCIGTEAAHKIAALALGKPFDYKEVEIEASKLEEYTGVYQNSSGNQRNIYIEDGKLISQRVGGGTFRIIPFEAEKFFFENSLTKIEFTRNRLNEVAAGIMKSSTGLPETWEKTELPLPEKRREIEVPEEILKTHVGNYELMPGFVLYITLEDGKLMAQATGQSTNELFAESESVFFLKVVEASLEFIKDENGKTVALILKQGGQELEGKRIQ; encoded by the coding sequence ATGAAATCAACATTATCCTTCATCATCCTGACACTGGCCATTGTTTTTAGTGTTAGTGCTCAGCCCAAAACAAAAGAAAATCAACAGTTAAGCAACGCCATTGATAAAATCCTTGAAGAGGATTACAAGGCGGACGGCCCCGGTGTTGCCGTGCTTGTTGCCAAAAACGGTAACATTCTTTATCACAAAGGCATTGGCATGGCCAACCTCGAACTTGGCGTTCCCATGCAAGCGGATATGATTTTCAGGATTGGTTCGATCACCAAACAATTTACTGCCGTTGCTATTCTGCAACTGATGGAGCAGGGAAAGCTTTCTCTTGAAGATGAGATCACAAAATTTATCCCTGATTATCCGACCCACGATCATAAGATCACTATTCATCACCTGCTTACGCATACTTCAGGCATAGCAAGTTATACCGGCATGAAAGATTGGACGCCGGAAGTAATGAAGAAGGATTTCACACCGCTTGAAATGATAGATTTTTTCAAGGACCAGCCTATAGATTTTGAACCGGGAGAGGAATGGCGTTATAATAATTCAGGGTATTTTTTACTGGGTTATATTATTGAAAAGGTAAGTGGACAAACCTATGAGGATTATGTGAGTAAACATCTGTTCGAACCTGCCGGAATGGTAAATTCTTTGTATGGCAATGACAGGAATATACTTAAGAACCGCGCTTATGGATACCAGCAAGGTGAGCATGGTTATGAGAATGCCAACTTTCTGAGCATGACCCAACCTTATGCTGCCGGTTCACTCATGTCAACCGTTGAAGATATGTTCAGGTGGAACCGTACACTTATTTCAGGTAAAGTAGTCAGCCAGGAGTCCCTGGCGCTCGCATGGACAAACTACACCCTGAACAACGGAAGCATGATCAATTATGGATATGGTTGGATGCCGGGAGATGTGCAGGGATCGCCTATGATAGCACACGGAGGCGGGATCAATGGTTTTATGACCCATGAAGCATATTTCCCTGCCGAAGACTTATATGTTGTCCTCTTTTTGAACTGCACCTGCATAGGAACCGAAGCAGCACATAAAATTGCCGCACTTGCCTTAGGTAAGCCTTTCGATTACAAGGAAGTAGAAATAGAAGCGTCAAAACTTGAAGAATACACCGGCGTTTATCAGAACAGCTCCGGAAACCAGCGCAATATCTACATTGAAGATGGTAAACTTATCTCGCAACGGGTTGGTGGCGGAACTTTCCGCATCATTCCATTTGAGGCAGAAAAGTTTTTCTTTGAAAACTCACTCACGAAGATTGAGTTTACGCGGAACCGCTTAAACGAAGTTGCAGCCGGGATTATGAAATCGTCAACCGGACTTCCCGAAACCTGGGAGAAAACAGAATTGCCGTTACCGGAAAAGCGCAGGGAAATTGAGGTTCCCGAAGAAATTCTAAAAACCCATGTAGGCAATTATGAACTGATGCCAGGTTTTGTGCTCTATATCACACTCGAAGATGGCAAACTTATGGCACAGGCAACCGGGCAGAGCACAAACGAACTCTTTGCCGAATCTGAAAGTGTTTTCTTTCTGAAAGTAGTTGAGGCTTCGCTGGAGTTTATCAAAGATGAAAATGGTAAAACCGTTGCTTTGATCCTAAAGCAAGGTGGACAGGAGCTTGAGGGGAAGCGGATTCAGTAG
- a CDS encoding DNA alkylation repair protein, with protein MVEDKFNEIQGFFAKHVNLENIAKYSRYFKDGFKGYGIDQKTFEEQKEHWIETWKDEMSLDDYLDLGELLVQTGNYEEASLAIMFVASRREQFTPATFDRLGKWFSLGMDNWANTDVLCMLVLKNFMLDKVIDYPKLASWSIATSEWQRRTVPVTLNELIKTGLTPDIALPLVEPLMMDGSEYVQKGIGTLLRGLWKKYPDDIEAFLLQWKDHCGRLIISYATEKMDKEKRRKFARSK; from the coding sequence ATGGTTGAAGACAAATTTAATGAAATACAAGGTTTCTTTGCTAAGCATGTGAACCTTGAAAACATTGCAAAATACTCCCGTTACTTTAAGGATGGGTTCAAGGGCTATGGCATTGACCAGAAAACCTTCGAAGAACAGAAAGAGCATTGGATCGAAACATGGAAAGATGAAATGAGCCTTGATGACTATCTTGATCTCGGAGAACTATTGGTTCAGACAGGAAACTATGAAGAAGCTTCATTGGCAATTATGTTTGTTGCTTCAAGAAGGGAGCAATTCACTCCTGCAACCTTCGACCGCTTAGGCAAATGGTTCTCACTGGGAATGGATAACTGGGCCAACACCGATGTGCTTTGTATGCTTGTGTTGAAAAATTTCATGCTGGATAAGGTAATTGATTATCCGAAACTCGCAAGCTGGAGTATCGCTACTTCCGAATGGCAGCGCCGGACTGTGCCTGTAACATTGAATGAGCTGATCAAAACAGGCCTCACGCCCGACATTGCGTTACCATTGGTTGAACCCTTGATGATGGATGGTTCGGAATATGTGCAGAAAGGGATTGGAACATTATTGAGAGGCCTATGGAAGAAATACCCGGACGATATTGAAGCATTTCTTTTACAATGGAAGGACCATTGCGGTCGCCTGATTATTAGCTACGCAACCGAGAAAATGGATAAGGAAAAACGCAGGAAATTCGCAAGATCGAAATGA
- a CDS encoding tRNA-binding protein — protein sequence MANTLVSFDDFLKVDIRIGRIFSVEEFPEARNPSYKLLIDLGEEIGIKKSIAQLAVHYKPEDLQGKMVLCVVNFPPRQIGKSVSEVLTLGVPDQNNDCMLVVPDKDVPAGGRLY from the coding sequence ATGGCAAACACATTAGTATCCTTCGACGACTTCCTGAAAGTTGACATCCGAATCGGTAGAATTTTCTCTGTTGAAGAATTTCCTGAAGCCCGTAATCCTTCCTACAAACTCCTGATTGATCTGGGTGAAGAAATCGGTATCAAGAAATCCATTGCGCAACTTGCTGTTCATTACAAACCTGAAGATTTGCAGGGGAAAATGGTTTTGTGTGTGGTTAACTTCCCGCCAAGGCAAATCGGTAAATCCGTTTCGGAGGTATTAACCCTTGGTGTTCCGGATCAGAACAATGATTGTATGCTTGTTGTTCCGGATAAAGATGTTCCTGCAGGAGGCAGGTTATATTGA